A stretch of Catenulispora sp. GP43 DNA encodes these proteins:
- a CDS encoding type II secretion system F family protein has translation MNGTQLLGGLFGAGIAIGLLAICKGLRPGPEVTPGAPSRWTSLATRLDPRRLTGQTPRVAACAAGAAALVAWTGWPTMAVIGFLALWHLPRILGPDKVSKHAIELSDAVATFAEMLRDTLSAAAGLQQSVLAVAPLAPEPITEPCGLLAEWIDEGMPLAEAIAQWADQVADRHADVVAGCLIIASRKQSGNTAAVLNAVAASAREQASIRRRAVASQAKPRTSVRVTICVVLALFGVLMFGNPPFMDPYDSLLGQVVLAVAAGVFGVALRWMDKILHPEPEPRVLTHLAAVAAARQEVAAW, from the coding sequence GTGAACGGCACGCAGCTGCTTGGCGGGCTCTTCGGCGCCGGGATCGCCATCGGCTTGCTCGCCATCTGCAAAGGCCTGCGGCCGGGGCCGGAAGTCACGCCCGGGGCGCCGTCCAGGTGGACGTCGCTGGCCACGCGCCTGGATCCCAGGCGGCTGACCGGACAGACGCCGCGGGTCGCGGCGTGCGCGGCGGGCGCTGCGGCCCTGGTGGCGTGGACCGGCTGGCCGACGATGGCCGTTATCGGGTTCCTGGCACTGTGGCACCTGCCGCGAATCCTCGGGCCTGACAAGGTGTCGAAGCATGCGATCGAGCTCTCGGACGCGGTGGCCACCTTCGCTGAGATGCTCCGCGACACGTTGTCGGCCGCCGCCGGATTGCAGCAGTCTGTGCTGGCCGTTGCGCCGCTGGCCCCGGAGCCGATCACAGAGCCCTGTGGGCTTCTCGCGGAGTGGATCGACGAAGGTATGCCGCTGGCGGAAGCGATTGCGCAGTGGGCCGACCAGGTCGCCGATCGGCACGCCGATGTGGTCGCGGGATGTCTGATCATCGCGTCCCGAAAGCAGTCGGGGAACACTGCGGCGGTGCTGAACGCCGTCGCGGCGTCCGCGCGAGAACAGGCGTCGATTCGGCGCCGCGCTGTCGCCTCGCAGGCAAAGCCCCGCACATCAGTCCGAGTCACGATCTGTGTCGTGCTGGCGCTGTTCGGCGTGCTGATGTTCGGCAATCCGCCATTCATGGACCCCTACGACAGCCTCCTTGGGCAGGTCGTGCTCGCCGTCGCCGCCGGCGTGTTCGGCGTGGCGCTGCGCTGGATGGACAAGATCCTGCACCCGGAGCCCGAACCACGCGTCCTCACGCACCTGGCGGCCGTCGCGGCAGCCAGGCAGGAGGTGGCGGCATGGTAG
- a CDS encoding type II secretion system F family protein: MVAVLIGTGIGAGLWLLLIGLRPPAPRAASVLARLSAVTAVAKPLPTPQEPASCWSARAGRRAVPLLTRIGLPTARTRRDLLILGRGPEDLLAQQAATGTTGLILAPVSDLWFNALGLRIPGTLLVLGATMAAGVLFWTPVMSTATAAKIASAETRAALAMFLELAGSSFAAGGGVEQSLNDAAAIGDGPTFTKLRAALAEAELTRTPIPAVFGRLADELDSPDLAQLAASLSLTGSEGARIKDALGAKAQVLRARQLADVQAAAEAATERTGVPIGLMFFAFMIAIGFPSVVKVLAGLN; this comes from the coding sequence ATGGTAGCCGTCCTGATCGGAACCGGGATCGGCGCTGGGCTGTGGCTCTTGCTGATCGGCCTGCGACCCCCCGCACCGCGAGCCGCCTCAGTGCTGGCACGCCTGTCGGCTGTGACGGCAGTCGCCAAGCCGCTTCCCACGCCGCAGGAGCCTGCCAGCTGCTGGTCAGCGCGGGCCGGCCGCCGAGCCGTCCCGCTGTTGACCCGAATTGGACTGCCCACTGCGAGAACCCGCCGCGACCTACTAATCCTCGGCCGCGGTCCGGAGGACCTGCTCGCCCAGCAGGCCGCGACCGGCACAACCGGACTGATCCTTGCACCGGTCTCCGACCTCTGGTTCAACGCCCTCGGCCTACGTATCCCCGGCACACTTCTGGTTCTCGGGGCGACAATGGCGGCCGGGGTGCTGTTCTGGACACCGGTAATGAGCACCGCTACCGCCGCGAAGATCGCCAGCGCCGAGACCCGGGCCGCCTTGGCGATGTTCCTGGAGTTGGCTGGCTCCTCCTTTGCGGCCGGGGGCGGGGTCGAACAGTCGCTCAACGATGCGGCTGCGATCGGCGACGGGCCGACGTTCACCAAGCTGCGCGCCGCCCTGGCAGAGGCGGAGCTCACGCGCACCCCGATCCCCGCAGTCTTCGGGCGACTCGCCGACGAGCTGGACTCCCCCGACCTGGCACAGCTGGCTGCGTCGCTGTCGCTGACCGGCTCTGAGGGAGCTCGTATCAAAGACGCGCTCGGGGCAAAGGCGCAGGTCTTACGCGCCCGTCAGCTCGCCGACGTTCAGGCAGCCGCCGAGGCGGCGACTGAGCGCACCGGCGTGCCAATCGGGCTGATGTTCTTCGCCTTCATGATCGCCATCGGCTTCCCGTCGGTGGTGAAAGTCCTCGCCGGGCTCAACTGA
- a CDS encoding TadE family protein codes for MRSRLCRPRGDVGSATVQTVFAIPVMGLLIFGTFAFVLYFHAEQIAHLAASQGLEAARVQGGTQAAGQAAAEHYLAEFDRSTLHDGRVTVQRGNREVRIQVSGYAEQIVPFLDLPVHVTVTAPTETIGNGT; via the coding sequence ATGCGGTCGCGGCTATGCCGACCGCGTGGTGACGTCGGCTCCGCCACGGTCCAGACGGTGTTCGCGATCCCGGTGATGGGGCTGCTCATTTTTGGCACGTTCGCCTTCGTGCTCTACTTCCATGCCGAGCAGATCGCACACCTGGCCGCGTCCCAAGGACTGGAGGCGGCGCGGGTCCAAGGCGGTACCCAGGCAGCCGGGCAGGCCGCGGCCGAGCACTATCTGGCCGAGTTCGACAGGAGCACCCTGCACGACGGACGGGTGACGGTGCAGCGGGGGAACCGCGAGGTCCGTATTCAAGTGAGCGGATACGCCGAGCAGATCGTGCCGTTCCTGGACCTTCCGGTGCACGTCACCGTCACGGCACCGACTGAGACGATCGGGAACGGGACGTGA
- a CDS encoding TadE/TadG family type IV pilus assembly protein — protein MSRALRSLRRDEGSSIVELVLIAPLLLLVMLFVVLVGRLAMAAIDVNTTAHAASRAASIATSLDQARAAGQRTAATMPAGAACNRREVKVDTTGFKPGGVVRVTISCHISLEDITGLVPGTQTLTASSVSPIDPFRSTP, from the coding sequence GTGAGCAGAGCCTTGAGATCTCTGCGACGGGACGAGGGCTCCAGCATCGTCGAACTGGTGCTCATCGCCCCGTTGCTGTTACTGGTGATGTTGTTCGTCGTACTCGTCGGGCGGCTGGCCATGGCCGCGATTGACGTCAACACCACCGCGCACGCAGCCTCCCGCGCCGCCTCCATCGCGACAAGCCTTGATCAAGCGCGGGCCGCCGGCCAACGGACCGCCGCCACCATGCCGGCGGGCGCCGCCTGCAACCGGCGGGAGGTGAAAGTCGACACCACCGGGTTCAAACCCGGCGGGGTAGTACGAGTCACGATCTCCTGCCACATCTCGCTGGAGGACATCACCGGACTGGTACCTGGCACCCAGACTTTGACTGCCTCTTCGGTGAGTCCGATCGACCCGTTCCGGAGCACGCCGTGA
- a CDS encoding pilus assembly protein TadG-related protein, giving the protein MTVLAVLLVPVLLLASGLVLDGGAALSTKDRVLGEASEAARAGADALDVLAYRQTGHAVPDPVRARNAAERYLAATGDHYTVTVSADSVSVSVTADYRTQLLNLGGLDVIHVAGHATAHPVTSDASRS; this is encoded by the coding sequence GTGACCGTGCTGGCAGTGCTTCTGGTTCCAGTGCTCCTCCTCGCGTCCGGACTGGTGCTTGACGGCGGCGCGGCCCTATCTACCAAGGACCGGGTGCTGGGCGAGGCCAGCGAAGCCGCACGGGCCGGAGCCGATGCCCTGGATGTATTGGCTTACCGCCAAACCGGTCACGCAGTCCCGGATCCGGTACGCGCCAGGAACGCCGCAGAGAGATACCTCGCAGCAACCGGCGACCATTACACGGTGACGGTCTCGGCCGACTCGGTGAGTGTCAGCGTGACCGCCGACTACCGAACCCAGTTGCTGAACCTCGGTGGGTTGGACGTGATCCACGTCGCTGGACACGCGACCGCACACCCTGTCACCTCGGATGCGAGCAGATCATGA